Proteins encoded by one window of Cherax quadricarinatus isolate ZL_2023a unplaced genomic scaffold, ASM3850222v1 Contig4807, whole genome shotgun sequence:
- the LOC138852185 gene encoding gastrula zinc finger protein XlCGF57.1-like produces MSNIVEKESVQAAHVTVHPETKLHQYSHSSQKSQYASLVTINERKNTVFCLMCLKEFSEKKYLMGHMKTHTKDTQYQCCVCLKKFSDKSCLLEHMKNHSGKKPYQCSECLKEFSGKSGLVKHMTIHTGEKPYQCSECLKEFARKYVLVEHMRIHTGEKPYKCSECLKEFNAKQILLKHLRIHTGEKPYKCSECQKNFSQKSHLIQHMRTHTGEKPYQCSECLKEFTGKSSLVQHMRIHTGEKPYQCLECLKCFSDTYTLVEHMRIHTGEKPFQCSECLKGFSRKSCLVKHIRIHTGEKPYQCSECIKEFSQKPNLVQHMKIHTGEKPYHCSECVKEFSQKASLVKHMRIHTVEKPFKCSECLKTFTDKSNLVKHLRLHTS; encoded by the coding sequence ATGTCTAATATAGTTGAAAAAGAAAGTGTTCAAGCAGCACATGTTACAGTTCATCCAGAAACCAAACTACATCAATATTCACATTCTTCACAAAAATCTCAGTATGCATCACTTGTAACAATTAATGAAAGAAAAAACACAGTTTTTTGTTTAATGTGTTTGAAAGAGttttctgaaaaaaaatatttaatgggACATATGAAAACTCACACCAAAGATACACAgtatcagtgttgtgtgtgtctaaaAAAGTTTTCAGATAAATCTTGTTTATTAGAACACATGAAAAATCATTCTGGaaagaaaccatatcagtgttcagaatgtctaaaAGAGTTTTCAGGTAAATCAGGTTTAGTAAAACACATGAcaattcatactggagagaaaccatatcagtgctcagagtgtcttAAAGAGTTTGCCAGAAAATATGTTTTAGTAGaacacatgagaattcatactggagaaAAGCCATataaatgttcagagtgtctaaaagaGTTTAACGCAAAGCAAATTTTATTGAAACACCTGAggattcatactggagagaagccatataaatgttcagagtgtcaaaaAAATTTTTCACAAAAGTCTCATTTAATACaacacatgagaactcatactggagagaaaccatatcaatgttctgagTGTTTAAAAGAGTTTACAGGTAAATCGTCTTTAGTACaacacatgagaattcatactggagagaaaccatatcagtgtttagAGTGTCTAAAATGTTTTTCAGATACATATACATTAGTAGaacacatgagaattcatactggagagaaaccatttcagtgttcagagtgtctaaaaggGTTTTCACGAAAATCTTGTTTAGTAAAACACATAAGAATTCATACtggagaaaaaccatatcagtgttcagagtgtataAAGGAATTTTCACAAAAACCTAATTTAGTACAACACATGAaaattcatactggagagaaaccctATCACTGTTCAGAGTGTGTAAAAGAGTTTTCACAAAAAGCTAGTTTAGTAAaacacatgagaattcatactgTAGAGAAACCATTCAAATGTTCAGAATGCCTAAAGACATTTACAGATAAATCAAATTTAGTAAAACACCTCAGACTTCATACCAGTTAG